A region from the Sulfurospirillum oryzae genome encodes:
- a CDS encoding sensor histidine kinase translates to MKNETKNAFIFAIIFTFLTLLVVLFPILNYLSVSMRLNQVNQEVQLKSYAKEIENTIYSISPLQKTFLFPRSIIYKTALLDANNHIVFSLIEEPIPSFSDEYMHSENSLFYKHQLLPNPLHVKFLIVQKELSHSQVIFDILVIIAVVLVGMFVISYLLLQILLKPYIETSSRMNSFFTDVMHELKTPLGIMQLNIEGLVEKYKDKRLNRTLAALSTLSTLYDDLEYLIKNKTITYTTEILNFSTFLEDRISYFEALSSSKEIIITSQIEPELYLAINRIELQRVIDNNLTNAIKYSSPQTTIKVTLSNQKEFIFFSVRDQGVGIKEVDKIFERHYRGDIYKGGFGIGLSIVKSICEKYHITIEVKSEENKGSEFVYRFVKEVEEKISPEEL, encoded by the coding sequence TTGAAAAATGAGACCAAAAACGCTTTTATTTTTGCAATCATTTTTACATTTTTAACGCTTCTTGTCGTTTTATTTCCCATTTTAAACTACTTAAGTGTCTCCATGCGCCTCAACCAAGTCAATCAAGAGGTACAATTAAAATCCTACGCAAAAGAGATCGAAAATACAATTTATAGTATTTCTCCTTTGCAAAAAACTTTTCTTTTCCCACGCTCTATCATTTATAAAACAGCCCTTTTAGATGCCAACAATCATATCGTTTTTTCTCTCATCGAAGAGCCTATTCCTAGCTTTAGTGATGAATATATGCACAGTGAAAACTCTCTTTTTTACAAACATCAACTCTTGCCAAATCCTTTACATGTAAAGTTTCTCATCGTGCAAAAAGAGCTCTCTCACTCTCAAGTTATTTTTGATATTTTGGTCATTATCGCCGTTGTATTAGTAGGAATGTTTGTTATTTCTTACTTACTGCTTCAAATTCTTTTGAAACCTTACATTGAAACGTCATCACGTATGAACAGTTTTTTTACAGATGTTATGCATGAACTCAAAACGCCACTTGGAATAATGCAACTTAACATCGAAGGGTTAGTTGAAAAGTATAAAGATAAACGCCTTAATCGTACACTTGCAGCACTCTCTACACTTTCAACGCTTTACGATGATTTAGAGTACCTCATCAAAAATAAAACGATTACCTACACAACAGAAATCTTGAATTTTTCTACCTTTTTAGAAGATCGCATTAGCTACTTTGAAGCACTGAGCTCATCTAAAGAGATCATCATTACTTCACAGATTGAACCTGAGCTCTATCTTGCCATCAATCGCATTGAGTTACAGCGCGTCATTGATAACAATCTCACCAATGCGATCAAATATTCTTCGCCTCAAACAACAATCAAAGTTACATTAAGTAATCAAAAAGAATTTATTTTCTTTAGTGTAAGAGATCAAGGGGTAGGGATAAAAGAGGTTGATAAGATTTTTGAGCGTCACTACAGAGGTGATATTTATAAAGGTGGTTTTGGAATCGGACTTAGTATTGTCAAAAGTATTTGTGAAAAATATCACATTACAATTGAAGTAAAATCGGAAGAAAATAAAGGAAGTGAGTTTGTCTATCGGTTTGTAAAGGAGGTGGAGGAGAAAATCTCCCCCGAAGAATTATAG
- a CDS encoding cold-shock protein, translated as MALLEGTVKWFNNEKGFGFIQPNDGGKDVFVHFRQVNRSGYGRVSLAEGQKVTYELGEGPKGPQAENVTAL; from the coding sequence ATGGCTTTATTAGAGGGAACCGTTAAATGGTTTAACAACGAAAAAGGTTTTGGTTTTATCCAACCAAATGATGGCGGAAAAGATGTATTCGTACACTTTCGTCAAGTAAATAGATCAGGTTATGGTCGTGTATCTTTGGCAGAAGGCCAAAAAGTAACTTACGAACTAGGCGAAGGTCCAAAAGGCCCACAAGCTGAGAACGTAACAGCACTATAA
- a CDS encoding EAL domain-containing protein, which yields MKIAKTYALYSALILFCAFILMASVWVSQKTQEQHQIKQEQMSVFERYKAVLNLESTSIRQVTYDYSRWDEMVAFVNKQNLVWSQGNLDPILETFKISYIFVFDAAQNQVYTHKSAHADALNFDLTSFDPTSSLFKEFFYIHNGKFIQFFLAPIHYSADLERSGKPLGFFLLGRVMDDAFFANMELITLGKASLSTSLNHPSSEDHFHISLSSLQNEIIGYIDFYYSPSVILFISELQNSILFAGIAITLFAIFLFYILTRAILFIPIKHISMALKTHHLGYIYSLSKQENELGEIAHLIGEHEKQTKLLEHYKEAIDENTIVSKTDTKGIITYANDQFIAISGYSRNELLGQPHNIVRHPDNPASLFKEMWEILKSGKPWKGIIKNKRKDGSSYYVKSVIVPLLDTNGDIQEYIAIRYDVSELFEQVEHFRKEKLTELPSRKVLFEKIEQSKDPHLAILNICGFRDINTLHGQAFGDIYLRHLVAKINYLLSNTWILFHLQGDEFALFCDDLISQKEFIEEAQRLFATLSHEGLFIDHQYYPLSLRMGIANGLEYLYNRAEIAIKEARDSHKSVVIYDDNEGFEQRLQKDIQWNETIRHALKENRFTIFLQEIIPLHVKNGERKKYEVLIRLIDNNGHIISPFHFLDLAKRMHLYDQLTRFVLQEGFRAALELHCDVSINITKEDILNLETTTYLMNLLKQYPMLKKRIILELVESEGIEDSVEVRNFLQQARTNGCLLAIDDFGAGYSNFEYLLRLNVDFIKIDGSLIKHLDTDANAYATVKTITHFAKNLDILVVAEFVHNKEILDKVQELGIDYAQGFYLHEPSPKPKIKSLNVRN from the coding sequence ATGAAAATAGCAAAAACATACGCACTTTACAGCGCACTCATCCTCTTCTGTGCCTTCATTTTAATGGCAAGTGTCTGGGTAAGTCAAAAAACACAAGAGCAGCACCAAATCAAACAAGAACAAATGAGTGTGTTTGAGCGATACAAAGCGGTCTTAAATCTTGAAAGTACCTCGATTAGACAGGTTACCTATGACTACTCTCGTTGGGATGAAATGGTGGCATTTGTCAACAAACAAAATTTGGTCTGGAGCCAAGGTAATTTAGACCCTATATTAGAGACTTTTAAAATCTCTTATATTTTTGTTTTTGATGCTGCGCAAAACCAAGTTTATACCCATAAATCAGCTCATGCTGATGCCCTTAATTTTGATTTAACATCATTTGATCCAACTTCTTCCTTATTTAAAGAATTTTTTTACATTCATAATGGAAAATTTATTCAGTTTTTTTTAGCCCCCATTCATTATTCGGCTGACTTAGAACGAAGTGGTAAACCATTGGGATTTTTTCTTTTGGGACGGGTTATGGACGATGCTTTTTTTGCCAATATGGAACTCATTACGTTAGGGAAAGCTTCTCTTTCTACAAGTCTGAATCATCCTTCGTCAGAGGATCACTTTCACATTTCTCTCTCTTCTTTACAAAATGAGATTATTGGTTATATTGATTTTTACTATTCGCCTTCCGTTATTTTATTTATCTCAGAACTACAAAATTCTATTCTATTCGCAGGCATTGCCATTACGCTCTTTGCTATTTTTCTTTTCTATATACTAACGCGCGCCATACTTTTCATACCTATAAAACATATCTCTATGGCACTTAAAACGCATCATCTTGGGTATATTTATTCTCTTTCCAAACAAGAAAATGAGCTTGGCGAAATAGCACATCTTATTGGAGAACATGAAAAGCAAACAAAACTTTTGGAGCATTATAAGGAAGCTATTGATGAAAACACCATTGTTTCTAAAACAGATACCAAAGGTATCATTACCTATGCTAACGACCAATTTATTGCAATTTCCGGCTATTCAAGAAACGAGCTTTTAGGTCAACCTCACAACATTGTCCGCCATCCCGATAATCCCGCAAGCTTATTTAAAGAGATGTGGGAAATCCTTAAATCTGGCAAACCCTGGAAAGGTATCATTAAAAATAAACGTAAAGATGGCTCTTCCTATTATGTTAAGTCGGTTATTGTGCCTCTGCTTGATACAAATGGTGACATTCAAGAGTACATTGCCATTCGTTATGATGTCAGCGAACTTTTTGAGCAAGTCGAACACTTTCGCAAAGAAAAACTCACAGAACTACCAAGCCGTAAGGTTTTATTTGAAAAAATTGAGCAATCAAAAGATCCACATCTGGCGATTTTAAATATTTGCGGCTTTCGCGATATCAATACATTGCATGGACAAGCCTTTGGTGATATTTACTTACGCCATTTAGTGGCAAAAATCAATTATCTTTTATCAAATACTTGGATTTTATTTCACCTACAGGGTGATGAGTTTGCGCTCTTTTGTGATGATTTAATTTCACAAAAAGAATTTATCGAAGAGGCACAAAGACTTTTTGCTACCTTAAGCCATGAAGGCTTATTTATTGATCATCAGTACTATCCACTCTCTCTTCGTATGGGTATTGCAAATGGTTTGGAATACCTCTACAATCGTGCTGAAATCGCGATAAAAGAAGCTAGAGATTCTCATAAATCGGTTGTAATCTATGATGATAATGAAGGCTTTGAGCAACGCCTACAAAAAGATATTCAGTGGAATGAAACCATCCGCCATGCTCTTAAGGAGAACCGTTTTACGATCTTTTTGCAAGAAATCATTCCTTTACATGTCAAAAATGGTGAGCGTAAAAAATATGAGGTACTCATTCGTCTTATTGACAACAATGGGCACATTATCTCACCTTTTCATTTTCTTGATCTTGCCAAACGTATGCACCTCTACGATCAACTTACTCGCTTTGTACTTCAGGAGGGCTTTCGTGCTGCCCTTGAATTGCATTGTGATGTTTCAATCAATATTACCAAAGAAGATATTTTAAATCTAGAAACAACCACTTACTTAATGAATTTATTAAAGCAATACCCTATGTTAAAAAAACGTATTATCCTAGAGCTTGTTGAATCTGAAGGCATTGAAGACTCTGTTGAAGTGCGAAACTTTTTGCAACAAGCAAGAACAAATGGCTGTTTACTTGCTATCGATGATTTTGGAGCAGGCTATTCTAACTTTGAGTACCTTTTACGTTTAAATGTTGATTTTATTAAAATTGATGGTTCACTTATCAAGCACCTTGACACAGATGCCAATGCCTATGCAACCGTCAAAACAATTACACATTTTGCAAAAAACCTTGATATTTTGGTTGTAGCAGAGTTTGTGCATAACAAAGAGATTTTAGATAAAGTACAAGAACTTGGCATCGACTATGCACAAGGCTTTTACTTACATGAGCCTTCTCCTAAACCCAAAATAAAGAGTTTAAATGTTAGAAATTGA
- a CDS encoding DUF309 domain-containing protein translates to MLEIEHFLKVVENDAFVEGHEVLEEAWHRLKKLPEYEEEAKILKGLINASTALALACKGKKEGALRVWQTYEKYAPLINTTPSSHKKLYKEAQTLLLRKYALYM, encoded by the coding sequence ATGTTAGAAATTGAACACTTTTTAAAAGTTGTTGAAAACGATGCATTTGTTGAAGGTCATGAAGTTTTAGAAGAAGCATGGCATCGGCTCAAAAAACTTCCCGAATATGAAGAGGAAGCCAAAATTCTCAAAGGGCTTATTAACGCCTCTACGGCTTTAGCATTAGCGTGTAAGGGCAAAAAAGAGGGAGCTCTCAGAGTGTGGCAAACCTATGAAAAATACGCTCCACTTATCAACACGACACCATCATCTCATAAAAAATTATATAAAGAGGCTCAAACGCTTCTTTTGCGTAAATATGCTCTTTACATGTAA
- a CDS encoding sulfite exporter TauE/SafE family protein codes for MQGEFFAFEILIVLLAGFFHGIVGFGFPMIATPLFVLFLDLKLAVLYTLFPTLITNIISLKKANSFTDIWKEFWPLILSVMVGSIIGTHLLVAYYNHYYKLVVAGVMLFYLNKERLRFSLTRAVSKRQGSVTVAMGLLSGLVGGMANIMSPVLIMLILELKLDKKHAIGVMSFCFIANKTLQIMIFGYHGSFTLEISALIALFVVISLVGFWIGNKIHERINEKRYTALLNYMLWVISVYLIFSTFYM; via the coding sequence ATGCAAGGTGAGTTTTTTGCTTTTGAAATTCTTATAGTCCTGCTGGCAGGGTTTTTCCATGGCATTGTTGGTTTTGGCTTTCCCATGATCGCAACACCGCTTTTTGTTCTCTTTTTAGACCTAAAACTTGCTGTTTTATACACACTTTTTCCTACACTGATTACGAACATCATTAGTCTTAAAAAAGCAAACTCATTTACCGACATTTGGAAGGAGTTTTGGCCGCTCATTCTCTCGGTTATGGTTGGGAGCATTATAGGGACACATCTACTTGTGGCTTATTACAATCACTATTATAAACTGGTTGTAGCAGGAGTGATGCTTTTTTACCTCAATAAAGAGCGATTACGTTTTTCATTAACGCGTGCAGTCTCAAAACGACAAGGAAGTGTTACCGTTGCAATGGGGCTTTTAAGTGGTTTGGTTGGCGGGATGGCAAACATTATGTCGCCCGTTTTAATTATGCTGATTTTAGAACTCAAGCTTGATAAAAAACATGCTATCGGTGTGATGAGTTTTTGCTTTATTGCCAATAAGACATTGCAAATTATGATTTTTGGTTACCATGGAAGTTTTACTCTGGAAATTAGTGCTCTTATTGCACTTTTTGTAGTCATCTCGCTGGTGGGTTTTTGGATTGGCAATAAAATTCATGAACGCATTAATGAAAAGCGTTATACCGCTCTTTTAAATTATATGCTTTGGGTCATTTCGGTTTATTTGATTTTTTCTACATTTTACATGTAA
- the ribD gene encoding bifunctional diaminohydroxyphosphoribosylaminopyrimidine deaminase/5-amino-6-(5-phosphoribosylamino)uracil reductase RibD yields MQKALDAAWTRQVLTFPNPAVGAVVSNIEGDVLGIGAHKKAGTPHAEVLALKAAYEALTHDSRINDIEDAAQLHTFLKKHHNNLFHKLSLHVTLEPCHHFGKTPPCSSLIEELGLKRIVIGSYDESERAKGGGTYLQSKGVDVLFGCLKKKCDLLLTPFTCKEQKRPFVFFKLAVSSNGVATGGIITSLDSRLMVHHLRDHCDLLVIGGNTVRIDKPILDARLCKGKAPDVLIYSKQKTFDQTIPLFNIPNRSVMIADTLDKINDYSMVMVEGGQGLLDTLSCEIEWYLIFESPHEKEGEAIRLPEGLQKIFSQKVGEDTMNWYYKHAR; encoded by the coding sequence ATGCAAAAAGCACTTGATGCCGCTTGGACGCGTCAAGTGTTAACGTTCCCAAATCCTGCTGTAGGCGCTGTTGTTAGCAATATCGAAGGGGATGTCTTAGGCATTGGTGCGCACAAAAAAGCAGGTACTCCTCATGCTGAAGTACTTGCTCTTAAAGCGGCTTATGAAGCTTTAACTCACGATTCACGCATCAATGATATAGAAGATGCAGCGCAATTACATACTTTTTTAAAAAAACACCACAACAATCTTTTTCACAAACTCTCTTTACATGTAACCCTAGAACCATGTCATCATTTTGGCAAAACACCTCCTTGTTCATCATTGATTGAAGAACTAGGCCTTAAGCGCATAGTGATTGGCTCATACGATGAGAGCGAAAGAGCCAAAGGAGGAGGCACATACCTTCAAAGCAAAGGCGTTGATGTGCTCTTTGGATGCCTGAAAAAGAAGTGTGATCTTCTGCTTACCCCTTTTACATGTAAAGAGCAAAAACGTCCTTTTGTTTTTTTCAAATTAGCTGTCAGCAGTAACGGCGTGGCAACAGGAGGGATTATCACCTCTTTGGATTCGCGTTTAATGGTTCATCATTTACGCGATCACTGTGATCTTTTGGTTATTGGTGGTAATACCGTGCGAATTGATAAACCTATTTTAGATGCAAGATTGTGCAAGGGCAAGGCTCCCGATGTGCTGATTTACTCTAAACAAAAAACGTTTGATCAAACGATACCTCTTTTTAATATTCCGAATCGCTCTGTAATGATTGCGGATACTTTGGATAAGATCAATGACTATTCAATGGTCATGGTTGAAGGTGGGCAAGGTTTACTGGATACTCTTAGTTGCGAAATAGAATGGTACTTGATTTTTGAATCACCCCATGAGAAAGAGGGCGAGGCAATTCGTTTACCAGAAGGATTGCAAAAGATTTTCTCTCAAAAAGTGGGAGAAGATACCATGAACTGGTATTATAAGCATGCAAGGTGA
- a CDS encoding ribosome maturation factor RimP, producing the protein MIDKEQIVKIVESCGVALYDTEVANEFDKKIFRIYITSKEGISLDKCAEISRILSPIFDLEPPLEGEYLFEVSSPGIERKLTKPEHFSASIGEKVKVKLNTKEKFIGLLEAFDGNVASVRVENELKQISLDEIESARTYFEW; encoded by the coding sequence ATGATTGATAAAGAACAAATTGTCAAAATTGTAGAGAGCTGCGGTGTGGCTTTGTACGATACAGAAGTAGCAAACGAATTTGATAAAAAAATTTTTCGCATTTACATTACCTCAAAAGAAGGCATCAGCCTTGATAAATGTGCTGAGATTAGTCGCATTTTATCACCTATTTTTGACTTGGAACCACCACTTGAGGGTGAGTATCTTTTTGAAGTCAGCTCTCCAGGAATTGAGCGAAAACTTACAAAACCAGAACATTTTTCAGCTTCCATAGGTGAAAAAGTTAAAGTGAAGCTTAATACCAAAGAGAAATTTATTGGTCTACTTGAAGCCTTTGATGGTAACGTTGCTTCTGTGCGCGTTGAAAATGAACTCAAACAGATTTCTCTGGATGAGATTGAAAGTGCTCGAACTTATTTTGAATGGTAA
- the rbfA gene encoding 30S ribosome-binding factor RbfA, with translation MIDKSIKIQRTQSVLRELIPEALSTLEDEMLRGVCVIDVECSRGKYDAIVYLDGSVYDEAEKRYIVSHLDRVQRHIQTHCMQAEGWFRCPHFKFRFDDSLERQNKMDALFAKVEEELKKGKKSDD, from the coding sequence ATGATAGATAAAAGTATCAAGATTCAAAGAACGCAAAGCGTTTTGAGGGAGTTAATCCCTGAGGCGCTTTCAACCTTAGAGGATGAGATGCTACGCGGCGTATGCGTGATCGACGTTGAGTGTAGCCGCGGTAAGTATGATGCGATTGTTTATTTGGATGGCTCGGTCTATGATGAAGCTGAGAAGCGTTATATCGTCTCTCATTTAGATCGTGTTCAGCGTCACATTCAAACACACTGTATGCAAGCAGAAGGCTGGTTTCGTTGCCCGCATTTCAAATTTCGCTTCGATGATAGCCTCGAGCGACAGAATAAAATGGATGCCTTGTTTGCGAAAGTCGAAGAAGAGCTAAAAAAAGGTAAAAAAAGCGATGATTGA
- the infB gene encoding translation initiation factor IF-2, which translates to MDKVRITEIAKELGMKNKEIVDKAIDLGLDVKGHSSSISTEDAEKLMNYVLSGENAQVSKPSPQPKAPEIKKVEVVETPPVVEKPKVHEVVVPKTKTLKEKELETGHIEKAVPQKETANKVSVETLGEDEEEDMEDKLDPTNVRKRRGLVIVKKKRPDVKEVEVEEKQSPSSFYGSRENTPSRSIESMFSSSNSASELQKKKKKLKKVPAEKKTNTEKLDIALNIEMADTNIDTEEDGMIVLPDLNVGITVNEEAKKKKQIDPSQIRTTKKTNFVMQGIQRVGRKRRRRPTQVQEAEAVSAIEIPEEIRVYEFAEKINKPVSEVIKELFSLGVMFTKNDFLDKDSIEILAETFGINVTTVNDQESFDYVKAYDEEGEASEQNLVERAPVITIMGHVDHGKTSLLDYIRSAKVAAGEAGGITQHVGAYMVEKNGRNITFIDTPGHEAFTEMRSRGAKVTDIVIVVVAADDGVKPQTKEAVEHAKAAGVPIIIAVNKMDKESANPDLVKAQLAELGITPVDWGGEHEFVPVSAKTGMGIEDLLETILLQADLLELKADPSREVKATVIESSLEKGRGPVATVVIQDGTMRVGDIVVAGVAFGKVKALLDDLGHSVKEALPGEPVVVLGLSEVPAAGDTLISVKSDKIAREYAKKKAEYLRQKELSKTTKVSLDDLSAMIAEGALKTLPVIIKADVQGSLEAIKGSLEKIRNAETKVNIVSAGIGGITESDVALASASSDCIILGFHVRPTGVVKEKARSAGVEIKTYNIIYDLIDDVTNIVTGLMAPVIREENIGQAMVREVFAVPKLGHIAGCIVTDGTINRGVKIRVIRDGVIIYEGSVSSLKRFKDDVREVGKGYECGVGIEGYTDIKVGDYIESFKEVEEKAKL; encoded by the coding sequence ATGGATAAAGTTCGTATAACCGAAATAGCAAAAGAACTGGGCATGAAGAACAAAGAAATCGTCGACAAAGCGATAGATCTTGGTCTTGATGTCAAAGGGCATTCAAGTTCAATCAGTACAGAAGATGCCGAAAAACTCATGAACTATGTATTGAGTGGAGAGAATGCACAAGTTAGCAAACCGTCTCCTCAACCAAAAGCTCCAGAGATTAAAAAAGTTGAAGTCGTCGAGACACCGCCTGTCGTTGAAAAACCAAAAGTACACGAAGTTGTTGTTCCTAAAACCAAAACCTTGAAAGAAAAAGAGCTCGAAACTGGGCATATCGAAAAAGCTGTTCCTCAAAAAGAAACGGCTAACAAAGTATCTGTAGAAACTTTGGGTGAAGATGAAGAAGAGGATATGGAAGATAAATTAGATCCAACCAATGTACGTAAACGCAGAGGCTTGGTGATTGTTAAAAAGAAAAGACCTGATGTTAAAGAGGTCGAAGTTGAAGAGAAACAAAGTCCATCATCTTTTTATGGCTCTCGTGAGAACACTCCTTCAAGAAGCATTGAGTCAATGTTCTCTTCTTCAAACAGTGCCAGTGAACTTCAGAAGAAAAAAAAGAAACTTAAAAAAGTACCTGCCGAGAAGAAAACCAATACTGAAAAATTGGATATTGCTTTAAATATTGAAATGGCAGATACCAATATTGATACTGAAGAAGACGGCATGATCGTTCTTCCAGATCTTAATGTCGGCATTACGGTCAATGAAGAAGCCAAAAAGAAGAAACAGATCGATCCAAGTCAAATTAGAACGACTAAAAAAACCAATTTTGTGATGCAGGGAATTCAAAGAGTTGGGCGCAAACGTAGACGTCGTCCTACTCAAGTTCAAGAAGCAGAAGCCGTTAGTGCGATTGAGATTCCTGAAGAGATTAGGGTTTATGAATTTGCAGAGAAGATCAATAAACCTGTAAGTGAAGTCATTAAAGAGCTTTTCTCACTGGGTGTTATGTTTACTAAAAATGACTTTTTAGATAAAGATTCTATTGAAATTTTAGCGGAGACCTTTGGCATTAATGTTACAACCGTCAATGATCAAGAGTCTTTTGACTACGTAAAAGCTTATGATGAAGAGGGTGAAGCGAGTGAGCAGAATCTCGTAGAGCGCGCTCCTGTTATTACCATTATGGGTCACGTAGATCATGGTAAAACTTCATTACTTGATTATATTAGAAGTGCCAAAGTTGCTGCTGGCGAGGCGGGTGGTATTACCCAACACGTGGGTGCGTACATGGTAGAAAAAAATGGTAGAAACATTACTTTTATCGATACTCCAGGTCACGAAGCCTTTACAGAAATGCGTTCACGTGGTGCGAAAGTAACTGACATTGTTATTGTTGTTGTTGCAGCCGATGATGGTGTGAAACCTCAAACTAAAGAGGCAGTTGAGCATGCAAAAGCAGCAGGTGTTCCTATTATTATTGCTGTCAATAAAATGGATAAAGAATCAGCCAATCCAGATCTTGTAAAAGCACAGCTTGCAGAACTTGGCATTACGCCTGTTGATTGGGGTGGAGAGCATGAGTTTGTACCGGTATCTGCTAAAACAGGTATGGGTATTGAAGACCTTTTGGAAACTATTCTATTACAAGCGGATCTTTTAGAGCTTAAAGCTGACCCAAGCCGCGAAGTTAAAGCGACCGTTATTGAAAGTTCACTAGAAAAAGGACGAGGTCCTGTCGCAACCGTTGTTATACAAGATGGTACGATGAGGGTAGGCGATATTGTTGTTGCTGGTGTTGCTTTTGGTAAAGTGAAAGCCTTGCTTGATGATCTTGGACATTCTGTCAAAGAGGCGCTTCCTGGTGAGCCTGTTGTTGTTCTGGGGCTTAGTGAAGTACCAGCTGCGGGTGATACGCTTATTAGCGTTAAGTCAGATAAAATAGCACGCGAATATGCGAAGAAAAAAGCTGAATATTTACGCCAAAAAGAGCTTTCTAAAACAACTAAAGTAAGTTTAGATGATTTAAGTGCGATGATTGCTGAGGGTGCTTTAAAAACATTACCAGTTATTATTAAAGCGGATGTTCAAGGCAGTCTTGAAGCGATTAAAGGTAGCCTTGAGAAGATCAGAAATGCTGAAACTAAAGTTAATATCGTTAGTGCAGGTATTGGTGGTATTACAGAGAGTGATGTAGCGCTTGCGAGTGCAAGTTCAGACTGTATCATTTTAGGATTCCATGTACGTCCTACAGGTGTCGTTAAAGAAAAAGCTAGAAGTGCTGGCGTTGAAATTAAAACGTATAACATTATTTATGATTTGATTGATGATGTCACAAACATAGTAACAGGTCTTATGGCTCCTGTTATTCGTGAAGAAAACATTGGACAAGCAATGGTTAGAGAAGTCTTTGCCGTACCAAAATTGGGGCATATTGCTGGTTGTATCGTAACCGATGGTACCATCAATAGAGGTGTTAAAATTAGGGTTATTCGCGATGGCGTTATCATCTATGAAGGCAGTGTTTCATCACTCAAACGCTTCAAAGATGATGTAAGAGAAGTGGGTAAAGGTTATGAATGTGGTGTGGGCATTGAAGGCTACACTGATATTAAAGTAGGCGATTATATCGAAAGCTTTAAAGAGGTTGAAGAAAAAGCAAAACTATGA
- the thrB gene encoding homoserine kinase translates to MKIKIPATSANLGPGFDCLGLAIALYNEVCIKPSSYQSISVKGEGEENAKLKKNNIFVSIFYDIYQELTGRKDPFRFEFYNNIPFSRGLGSSSAVIVGAIASAYEMAGVKASRESILNKAILYETHPDNIAPAVHGGFTSSVVENGKVRTLKKELSEKLKVVMVIPDRPMSTAHSRTLLPRSYMMKNVVYNLSRASLLTAAFFSENWEFLRVASRDCMHEHRRMKQLKELFEVREIALKNGALMSTLSGSGSSFFNLVKAEDAPRVANALKSAFGMFRVEIFELDNNGFEIVKS, encoded by the coding sequence GTGAAGATAAAAATACCAGCGACCAGTGCCAATTTAGGACCCGGATTTGATTGTTTAGGTCTTGCCATTGCGCTGTATAACGAAGTTTGTATTAAACCTTCAAGTTACCAAAGTATCTCTGTTAAGGGAGAAGGTGAAGAGAATGCAAAGCTTAAGAAAAACAATATTTTCGTCTCAATTTTTTATGACATATATCAAGAACTTACGGGCAGAAAAGATCCTTTTCGTTTTGAGTTTTATAATAATATTCCCTTTTCAAGAGGGCTAGGTAGTAGTTCTGCGGTGATCGTAGGTGCCATAGCAAGTGCTTATGAAATGGCAGGTGTAAAGGCAAGCAGAGAAAGTATTCTCAATAAAGCAATCCTTTATGAGACACATCCTGATAATATTGCTCCAGCAGTTCATGGTGGGTTTACAAGTTCAGTGGTTGAAAATGGAAAAGTTAGAACGCTAAAAAAAGAGTTGAGTGAAAAGCTCAAAGTGGTGATGGTCATTCCTGATCGTCCCATGTCCACGGCACATTCAAGGACGCTCCTTCCAAGGTCTTATATGATGAAAAATGTGGTTTACAATCTCTCCCGTGCATCGTTGCTGACAGCAGCTTTTTTCAGTGAAAATTGGGAATTTTTAAGGGTAGCATCGAGGGATTGCATGCATGAACATCGTCGTATGAAGCAATTAAAAGAGCTTTTTGAAGTGCGTGAGATTGCTTTAAAAAACGGCGCATTAATGAGTACGCTCTCAGGAAGTGGCTCATCATTTTTCAATCTTGTTAAGGCCGAAGATGCTCCAAGGGTTGCAAATGCGCTTAAAAGTGCGTTTGGAATGTTTAGAGTAGAAATCTTTGAATTAGATAATAACGGTTTTGAAATCGTAAAAAGCTGA